A portion of the Fusibacter sp. A1 genome contains these proteins:
- a CDS encoding HsmA family protein produces MSLPLITAIITISLALVFYTIGVWSEHKEKKLTLKHLIFFILGLIFDTTGTTIMSSIAGNSDAVHTGLNWHAITGGFAIGLMAFHAIWAIIVLVKKNDKAQINFHKFSLVVWLLWLIPYVSGAIIAMK; encoded by the coding sequence ATGTCATTACCACTAATAACAGCAATCATCACAATCAGCCTGGCACTTGTGTTTTACACTATCGGTGTTTGGTCAGAACATAAAGAGAAGAAACTAACCTTAAAACACCTTATCTTCTTTATCCTAGGCCTAATCTTCGATACAACAGGAACAACCATCATGAGCAGCATCGCAGGCAACTCAGACGCAGTCCACACAGGCCTCAACTGGCACGCCATCACAGGCGGCTTCGCAATAGGCTTAATGGCATTCCACGCAATCTGGGCAATCATAGTACTCGTCAAGAAAAACGACAAAGCGCAAATCAACTTCCATAAATTCAGCCTTGTAGTTTGGCTATTGTGGCTGATTCCATACGTAAGCGGCGCGATTATCGCAATGAAATAA
- a CDS encoding MarR family winged helix-turn-helix transcriptional regulator has product MNQNAAFQIVMLIRELYGKVSCQLNENMTAHQLTHQQLIVIKLIAHHKKLTVNDLCKEMSLTKGTVSGIISRLEKQGILQKEHDVKDKRSVWISFSPEGLKIARELRETMNHSFEALFDDIDLSKRTEIIDTLKYLLAIMPQKEN; this is encoded by the coding sequence TTGAATCAGAACGCCGCTTTTCAAATTGTCATGCTGATTCGTGAGTTATATGGCAAAGTCAGCTGTCAACTAAACGAGAATATGACTGCTCATCAACTTACTCACCAGCAGCTTATCGTAATCAAACTCATCGCACATCACAAAAAGCTGACTGTGAATGACCTCTGCAAAGAAATGTCACTCACAAAAGGAACAGTATCAGGAATCATAAGCCGCCTCGAAAAACAAGGCATTCTACAAAAGGAACACGATGTCAAAGACAAAAGAAGCGTATGGATCTCTTTTTCACCAGAAGGACTAAAGATCGCAAGAGAGTTAAGAGAAACCATGAATCATTCCTTTGAAGCCCTATTTGACGATATCGACCTCAGCAAAAGAACAGAAATCATCGACACCCTAAAATATCTGCTGGCTATCATGCCACAAAAGGAGAACTAA